GCATGGCGCGGTGCGCCGCCGCCATTTCCGGACGGCTGCGCAGGTCGATGTGGCCGGCGATGGAACCGGTCGGTCCCAGCGCCAGCCACAGGCGGCGCCAGCCCGGCTGGCCGACCGCGATGTCCAGGCCCTTGATGAAGGACAGGCGCACGCCGCCCGGCAGGCTGGACTGGCCCGGCGGCAATGGCTGGAACAGCGGCGTGCCGCCGGTGCCGTTGTCGCGCAGGTGGTCTTCCAGGTAGGCGAAGAAGGGCGCCAGGTCGGCGCCGCCGGCGGCGCGGATGCGCAGCGGCGCGCCCGCCGCGTCATGGCGGCCGGCGCCAGCGGTGTCCGAGGGCGCGTCGGCCGCACCCGCTCTTGTATCCGGCAGCGCGCGCGCGTCCACGTTCACAGCGCCCGCGCGATCAGGATCTTCTGGATGTCGCTGGTGCCTTCGTAGATCTGGCACACGCGCACGTCGCGGTAGATGCGCTCGACCGGGAAATCGGCCACGTAGCCGTAGCCGCCGAACACCTGCATCGCGCTGGAGACCACGCGCTCGGCCATCTCGGAGGCGAACAGCTTGGCCATCGCCGCTTCCTTCAGGCAGGGCAGGCCGGCATCCTTCATCGCCGCCGCGTGCAGGATCAACTGGCGCGCGGCCTCGATCTGCATCGCCATCTCGGCCAGGCGGAACTGCACCGCCTGGTGGTCGAAGATCGGCTGGCCGAAGCTGGTGCGTTCCTTTGCATACGCCAGCGCCGCCTCGCAGGCCGCGCGCGCCATGCCCACCGCTTGCGCGGCGATGCCGATGCGCCCGCCCTCCAGGCCGGACAGGGCGATCTTGTAGCCTTGCCCCTCCTGCCCGATCAGGTTGTCCGCCGGGACGCGGCAATCCTCGAACACGATCTGCGCCGTGTCGGACGAGTGCTGGCCCATCTTGTGCTCGATCCCGGCCACGATGTAGCCGGGCGTATCGACCGGCACCCAAAACGCGCTGATGCCCTTCTTGCCGGCCGCCTTGTCGGTGACCGCCAGGACGATCGCCACGTCGCCGTTCTTGCCGCTGGTGATGAACTGCTTGCTGCCGTTGATGACGTAGTCATCGCCGTCGCGCACGGCGGTGGTGCGCAGCGCGGCGGCGTCGCTGCCGGTGTGCGGCTCGGTGAGGGCAAAGGCACCCAGCAGCTGTCCCTGGGCCAGCGGGCGCAGCCAGCGCTGCTTTTGCGCTTCGCTGGCGTAGGCCATGGCGATCGAGCAGACCGGGCAGTTGTTGACCGAGATGACGGTCGAGACGCCGCCGTCGCCGGCCGCGATCTCTTCCAGCACCAGCGCCAGCGCCACGTAGTCGAGGCCGGCCCCGCCGTACTGTTCCGGCACCGCCACGCCGAAGGCGCCCAGTTGCGCCAGTTCCTGCAGCTCTTCCTTCGGAAAGTGGTGGTCGCGGTCCCAGCGCGCGGCATTGGGGGCCAGGCGTTCCTGCGCAAAGCTGCGCAGGGCGTCGCGGATCATCTGGTGTTCTTCACTCAGTACCATGTCTCGGTCGTTTTGGTTGTAGGGGCGGCCTACCAGGCGATCGGCGTGCCGTCGTAGTTCAGGAAGCTGCCGTTCTGCGCCGGCGTGGCGGCAGCCAGCGTGGCGCGCAGCGCGCGCACGCTGTCTTGTACCGTCAGCGCCGCGCCGGCGCCGCCCATGTCGGTCTGCACCCAGCCGGGGTGGAAGGCGAGGCAGGTGGCGCCCTGCGGTCCCCAGGCGAGGGCGGCGTCGGCCAGCACGGAATTGAGCGCCGCCTTGCTGGCGCGGTACAGCGAGCCGGACGGCGAGTCGCGCTCGCCGATCGAACCCATGCGCGAGGAAATCACCGCCACCTTGCCGCGCGTCGGCAACACCAGCGGCGCGACGATGGGCAGCAGGCGCATCGCCGCCAGCACGTTGGTGTGCATCACCCCGTCGAATTCCTGTGCGGTGGGAAAGCCGTCGTGGCGCGGGCCGTAGACGCCGGCCACCAGCCAGGCGGCATCGATCTTTTCGTCGTCCAGCCGCCAGCCGAGGCCGCCGATCGATTCGGCATTGGTCACGTCGGCCTGGTGCGCTTCCGCGCCCAGGCGGCGCAGCGCGTCGCAATCGCCGGCCTGGCGCGCGGTGGCGATCACGCGCCAGCCGTCGGCGCGGTATTGGCGCGCCAGTTCGTGGCCGATGCCGCGCGAAGCGCCGATGATGAGTGCGGTGGGCATGCAGTTCTCCTTGTTCGATCGATGTCACGAATCATCATGCATCCGTTGAACGCGTGGACGGCATCCGGGTTGCCGGCATGCGCATCGTCGGGTCGAGCCGTCCACCCTACGCGTCGAACGACGTTTATACCATCTCGATCGCCATCGCCGTGGCTTCGCCGCCGCCGATGCACAGCGAGGCCACGCCGCGCTTGCCGCCGGTCTGTTTCAAGGCGCCCATCAGGGTCACCAGGATGCGCGCGCCGGAAGCGCCGATCGGGTGGCCCAGCGCGCAGGCGCCGCCGTGGACGTTGACCTTGTCGTGCGGGATGTCGAGTTCGTGCATGGCCGCCATCGGCACCGCGGCAAAGGCTTCGTTGATCTCGAACAGGTCGACGTCGGCCGGCGTCCAGCCGGTCTTCTGGAACAGTTTGTTCAGCGAGCCGATCGGCGCGGTGCTGAACCGGTCCGGTTCCTGGGCGTGGGTGGTGTGCGCCACCACGCGCGCGATCGGCGTCAAACCCAGTTCCCTGGCGGTCGATTCGCGCATCATGACCAGCGCGGCGGCGCCGTCGTTGATCGAGGACGACGAGGCGGCGGTGATCGCGCCATCCTTCTTGAAGGCGGGACGCAGCGTCGGGATCTTGTCGAGCCTGGCCTTGAGCGGGCCTTCGTCCTTCTCGATGAGCGTCTCGCCCGAGCGGCTCGCCACGCTCACCGGGGCGATCTCCCAGTCGAAGGCGCCGGATTCGGCGGCGGCCTGGGCCCGCTTGACCGAGGCGATCGCGAACGCGTCCAGCTGCTCGCGCGTAAAGGCGTAGCTGGCGACGCATTCCTCGGCGAAGGTGCCCATCGAGCGGCCCTCACCGGTCTTTTCGTTGCGCGAGTAGGCGTCTTCCAGGCCGTCCAGCATCATGTGGTCGAACATCGGCGCATGGCCGATGCGGTAGCCGCCGCGCGCCTTCGGGATCAGGTAGGGTGCGTTGGTCATCGATTCCATGCCGCCGGCCACCACGATGTCGGCGCTGCCGGCTTTTAATGCGTCGTGCGCGAAGATCGCCGCCTGCATCGCCGAGCCGCACATCTTCGACAGCGTCACCGCGCCGGTGGAGATCGGCAGGCCGGCCTTGATCAGCGCCTGGCGCGCCGGGGCCTGGCCCTGGCCGGCCATCAGGCAATTGCCGAAGTAGACGTGCTCGACCCTGGCCGGGTCGACGCCGGCGCGCTCGACGGCGGCCCGGATCGCCACCGCGCCCAGGTCGCTGGCGGATTGGGAACTGAAATCGCCCTGGAAGGCGCCCATCGGGGTGCGCGCTGCGCCGACGATGACGACTGGATCATTCATGGTGTGTGTCTCCGGTTGGATGCTGGTGCGTGAAACAACTTCCCGCGAAGGAGGAACCCAGGTCGACGATCGGTGCCGGTACGGATGACGGCGCCGGATAATCGGTATGGGTTCCCGCCTTCGCGGGAACGACGTTACAAGGTCGGGCTGGTAATGGCTGTGTCAGCGCTTGTGCGGCCTTTTCGGCTCTGGGCTAGCGCCCGCGTCTCCCCTCGCTTCCCCACTTGTCCTTACGCGGTCTCGCCGAACAGCTCGCGGCCGATCAGCATGCGGCGGATTTCGCTGGTACCGGCGCCGATCTCGTACAGCTTGGCGTCGCGCCACAGGCGGCCGACCGGGTAGTCGTTGATGTAGCCGTTGCCGCCCAGCGCCTGGATCGCTTCTCCCGCCATCCAGGTCGCCTTTTCGGCGCTGTACAGGATGGCGCCGGCGGCGTCCTTGCGCAGTGCGCGCACGGCGGCCGGGTTGGCGGCGCGGTCGCAAGCCTGGCCGACCGCGTACACATAGGCGCGGCAGGCCATCATGGTCGAGTACATGTCGGCGATCTTGCCCTGCATTAGCTGGAACTCGCCGATCGCCTGGCCGAACTGTTTTCTTTCGTGGATGTAGGGCACGACCACGTCCATGCAGGCAGCCATGATGCCGAGCGGGCCGCCGGACAGCACGGTGCGCTCGAAGTCCAGGCCCGACATCAGCACGTTGACGCCTTTACCCACCCCGCCCAGCACGTTCTCGACCGGCACGTCGCAATCCTGGAACACCAGCTCGCCGGTGTGCGAACCGCGCATGCCCAGCTTGTCGAGCTTTTGCGCGATCGAAAAACCCTTGAAACCCTTTTCGATCAGGAAGGCGGTCATGCCGCGCGCGCCGGCTTCGATGTCGGTCTTGGCGTACACCACCAGGGTATCGGCGTCGGGGCCGTTGGTGATCCACATCTTGGTGCCGTTCAGGACGTAGCGGTCGCCTTTCAGCTCGGCGCGCAGCTTCATGCTGACCACGTCGGAGCCGGCGTTCGGTTCCGACATCGCCAGCGCACCGACATGTTCGCCCGAGATCAGCTTCGGCAGGTATGTCTGTTTTTGTTCTTCGCTGCCGTTGCGCTTGATCTGGTTGATGCACAGGTTCGAGTGGGCGCCGTACGACAGTCCCACCGAGGCCGAGGCGCGCGAGATTTCTTCCATGGCGACGATGTGCGCCAGGTAGCCCATGCCGGCGCCGCCGTATTCCTCGCCGACGGTGATGCCGAGCAGGCCGAGTTCGCCCATTTTTTTCCACAGGTCCATCGGGAACTGGTCGCTGCGGTCGATCTCGGCGGCGCGCGGGGCGATTTCGCTGGCGGCAAATTGCTGCACCGCCTCGCGCAGCGCGGCGATGTCCTCGCCGTGGTCAAAGGTCAAGCCTGGGAGATGCAGCATGTCGTCCTCGCGTTGTGGTGTTGGGCTCTACACGGCCAGGCTGCATGATAGCGCGGAGTGACGTTAACGTAAACGTCAAGTAGATATCGTGCTGCGTGCTGCAGCGGCGGCCATGCTGCCGCTGCCCGTCAGGCCGCGTCGCGTTCCTCGGCGTCCGCCGGCGCCGGTTCCATCCCGGCCGTGCCCAGCAAACGGCGGCATTCTTCCTCGTGCACGGCGATCTCGGCCAGCGACATCTCGATGTCGGCGCGCTGCTGTTCCAGGGTGTCGCGCTGGTGCGCCAGCACGCCCAGGAAACGGTTGATCTGGGCCGCCGTGTCCTTCGGCGTCTCGTACATGTCGATGATGCTCTTGATTTCGGAAAGGGTCAGGCCCAGGCGCTTGCCGCGCAGCGTCAGTTTCAGGCGCGTACGGTCGCGCGGCGTGTACACGCGGTTGCGTCCGCCCTGGCCTTCGCGCTTTGGACTCAGCAGTCCCTGGTCTTCGTAGAAGCGGATGGCGCGGGCCGTGATGTCGAATTCACGCGCCAGCTCGGCGATGGTGTAGGTAGTGGCCATGTTGTCCTGCAGGATCGAAGGGTGGCGGCATCCGGAATCGCTTAGAATCGCAGCCTGCCAGCGTTGACGCATACGTTAATACCGATGCCGGATGCATTGTAGCGCGCCGTCTCCGCGCCAACACGAAAGACCGCCATGAATCCTCTCGAGTCCCAATTGTCCTATCCCTTCGGCGACGCGATTCCCGCGCCCGGCACGAGGATGCAGGTGGCGCCCGGCCTGTCCTGGCTGCGCATGCCGCTGCCGTTCGCCCTCGACCACGTCAACCTGTGGCTGCTGGACGACGAGATCGATGGCCGGCGCGGCTGGTCGCTGATCGATTGCGGCGCCGCCACCGACGCCACCCGCGCTGCGTGGGAGCAATTGTTCGCGGATGACATGGGACAAGGGCCGTTGCTGCGCGTGTTCGCCACCCACTGCCACCCGGACCACGTCGGCCTGTCCGGCTGGCTGTGCGAGCGTTTCGAGGCGCCGTTCTGGACCAGCGCCGCCGAATTCGCCTTCGCGCGCATGATGGCGGCGGCGCTGCCGGGCGTGGACGGCCCGTCCGCGATCCCGCACTTCCGCCGGCACGGCCTGGCCGACGAAGGCATGCTCGAGCAGATGCGCAGTCGCAAGAATTACTATCCGTCGCTGGTGCCGGCCGTGCCGCCGGCCTATACCCGCCTGCAGGATGGCCATCAGGTCGCGATCGGCGGCGATACATGGCGCGTGATCACCGGTTTCGGCCACTCGCCCGAGCACGTGGCCTTGTACAGCGCACGCCGCAACGTACTGGTGTCGGGCGACATGGTGTTGCCGCGCATTTCGACCAACGTCTCGGTGTTCGCGGTGGAGCCCGAGGGCGATCCGCTGCGGCTCTACCTCGAATCGCTCGACAAGTTCGCCGGCCTGCCCGACGACGTGCTGGTGCTGCCGTCGCACGGCAAGCCTTTCCGCGGTTTGCATATACGCATCGGGCAATTGCGCGACCACCATGCTGCGCGCCTCGAGGAAGTGCGTAGCGCTTGCGCAACGCCGTGCAGTGCGGCCGAGATCGTGCCGCTCATGTTCCGGCGCGCGCTCGACGCCCATCAACTCGGCTTCGCCCTCGGCGAAGCGCTCGCCCACCTGCATGCACTCTGGTACGACGGTCGCTTGCGCCGTGTAACCGGCAGCGATGGGATCATCCGCTTTGAGTTGATGTAATGTAATTTAGTGTTTCCTTGTAGTATCATCCGACGCGCACCGGCATCATGCAGCGTGAGAACGCCGTGCATTTCATTTCTTTACAGATTGATTGCAATCGCTCTTTTAATGCCGTAAGCAAACGTTTTCTTTTTCCTGTAGGATATTTTTCACATTTGATGAAGTGCGGACCAAAAAGTTCGGGAATTGCTGGACAGCATTGTGAGAATTGATCAATACTCACACATTTGTTACTTGCAGCCTGTCCTGTCGTCACAGACGGTCTGATCAATGGAGCAACCAATGACGGCGTTGCATGAACCTTTAGTACCAGCCATGAATTCGACCAACGAACGGGAAAGCTTCAGCGAGCGTCTGCAGCAAGCCCTGAAAAATGCCCATTATTCTCCGGACAGCCCGACGCGCCTGGCCCGTGAATTCAACATCCGCTTCGAAGGCCGTCCCATCACGGTCCATGCGGCGCGCAAGTGGCTGGTCGGCGAAGCCATCCCGACCCAGGAAAAGCTGCGCATGATCGCCCAGTGGCTGGGCGTGCCGGCCGACTGGCTGCGCTTCGGCGGCGCGGACGCCGCCGCCGCCAACGGCGAGGGCGCCGACGGCGCCACCCGTTTCGAATCCGCCGACGTCAAGCTGATCGCGGACCTGCAGCGCCTGGACGAGCACCACAAGCAACTGGCGCGCGAGTTCATCCGCATGCTGGTGCGCATCCACCACCAGCAAAAATAATCTTCCTCGCTTTTGCTCCTTTTTCACCGGGAATGCCGTCCACCAGCATTCCCGGGCGATCATTGCGCTCCGTCGGATTTGCGCATCAGCCGTTTTCATTCTCCTGCCGGATTGCAATTTTTATTCAATCGAACGGCACAAATGGCCGAGTCTCGCGCATAATCGATCACGCTATCGGGTTCCTTCAGCGTGACCGGACAACAAGGATGCCGCCCCCACATGATCAATAACTACAGCAACACCGCGCAACTGAAAGACCTCATGACCGCGCCGCCGATGACGGCGGAACAGCATGCGGAAATCATGCGCAAACGTAACGAGCAGCGCCGCAAGATCGAAGATGCCAGGGAAGCGCGCCAGGCCGAACGGGAGCGCTGCGGCGAACGCTGGACGTGAATTTCGCGTGAATCAGCCAGGGTCGCGCATGCCGGCCCAGCGCGGCGCCAGGCTGTTGTCGATGTCGAACAGGTCCAGCACGCGCGCAACCGTGTGGTCGACCATCTCGTCGATGCTGGACGGGCGGTTGTAGAAACTCGGCAGGGGCGGGAAGACGATGCCGCCCATCTCGGTGACGGCGGTCATGTTGCGCAGGTGCGCCAAATTGAACGGGGTTTCGCGCACCATCAGCACCAGGCGCCGCCGTTCCTTCAGGACGACGTCGGCGGCGCGCGCGATCAGGTTGTCCGACAGCCCGTGCGCCACGGCAGCCAGGGTCTTCATCGAACACGGCGCGATCACCATGCCGGCGCTCTGGAACGAGCCGCTGGCGATCGAGGCGCCGATCTCGCGGTTGCGGTGCACCGCGTGCGCCAGGGCTTCCACTTCTCGACGCTGCATCCCGGTTTCCTGGTGCAGCGTCAGCGTTGCCGCATCCGACATCACCAGGTGCGTCTCGATGCCGGGACAGGCGCCGAGACGCTGTAGCAGCCGCACGCCGTAGACCGCGCCGGTCGCGCCGGTGATGGCGACCACGATGCGGCGCGGCCGGCCAACCTGGCCGGCGTGCGGCTGCGGATCAGTCATTTTTCTTCAGCAGGGCCTGCAGTTCGCCGGACTCGTACATTTCGGTCATGATGTCGGAGCCGCCGACGAATTCGCCGTTCACGTACAGCTGTGGTACGGTCGGCCAGTTCGAGAAATCCTTGATGCCCTGACGGACTTCCGCGTCTTCCAGTACGTTCACGGTGGCGATGTTGTCGACGCCGCAGGATTTCAGGATCTGGATCGCGCGGCCGGAAAAGCCGCACTGCGGGAACTGGGCGGTGCCCTTCATGAACAGCACCACAGGGGTGTTGGTCACGGTGTCTTTGATCCAGGTTTGTACGTCGCTCATGGTGGTCGCCTCGGGTAAATGATCGTTGATGCGGCATTTTATAAGAAAACCCGGCGCCGGGTACACGGCTGTTCACCCTACCTCTTTACCCAGGCAAACGGCTTCGGGCCGGTCCATGTATTTGCCGTAGCTGGCGATAGGCCGGTAACCGTGCCGTTCATAGAATGCGACTGCCCGCCGGTTCACGCGCCGCGTTTCCAGCCACACCTGCGTATAGCCGAACCCCACGGCCTGCGCTTCCAGCGCCGCCAGCAGGTGGGTACCGGCGCCACTGCCGGGCCGCGCATACATCCGCTTGAGTTCGGCGGTAGCGCTGTCCAGCGGCCGCAGCGCGCCGCAGCCGGCCAGGTTGCCATCGAACCCGCGCGCCACCAGGAAGCAGGCGCGTTCGCCGCGCACGTCGGCGGCGTCGAACGAGGCCGCGCCGTCGCTGCCGGTGATGTGCGCCAGCGCCCGGCCCAGTTCGGCCAGCAGTACATGGGCGTCGGCATGGTCCGGATCGAGCGGTCCGATGGCGAACACGGTCGCGCCCGGGATCGCTTACTTCTTCAGCTTGGCGAACGCCGCCGCCATCGC
The genomic region above belongs to Massilia forsythiae and contains:
- a CDS encoding isovaleryl-CoA dehydrogenase, translating into MLHLPGLTFDHGEDIAALREAVQQFAASEIAPRAAEIDRSDQFPMDLWKKMGELGLLGITVGEEYGGAGMGYLAHIVAMEEISRASASVGLSYGAHSNLCINQIKRNGSEEQKQTYLPKLISGEHVGALAMSEPNAGSDVVSMKLRAELKGDRYVLNGTKMWITNGPDADTLVVYAKTDIEAGARGMTAFLIEKGFKGFSIAQKLDKLGMRGSHTGELVFQDCDVPVENVLGGVGKGVNVLMSGLDFERTVLSGGPLGIMAACMDVVVPYIHERKQFGQAIGEFQLMQGKIADMYSTMMACRAYVYAVGQACDRAANPAAVRALRKDAAGAILYSAEKATWMAGEAIQALGGNGYINDYPVGRLWRDAKLYEIGAGTSEIRRMLIGRELFGETA
- a CDS encoding acyl-CoA dehydrogenase family protein, yielding MVLSEEHQMIRDALRSFAQERLAPNAARWDRDHHFPKEELQELAQLGAFGVAVPEQYGGAGLDYVALALVLEEIAAGDGGVSTVISVNNCPVCSIAMAYASEAQKQRWLRPLAQGQLLGAFALTEPHTGSDAAALRTTAVRDGDDYVINGSKQFITSGKNGDVAIVLAVTDKAAGKKGISAFWVPVDTPGYIVAGIEHKMGQHSSDTAQIVFEDCRVPADNLIGQEGQGYKIALSGLEGGRIGIAAQAVGMARAACEAALAYAKERTSFGQPIFDHQAVQFRLAEMAMQIEAARQLILHAAAMKDAGLPCLKEAAMAKLFASEMAERVVSSAMQVFGGYGYVADFPVERIYRDVRVCQIYEGTSDIQKILIARAL
- a CDS encoding GNAT family N-acetyltransferase, producing MNVDARALPDTRAGAADAPSDTAGAGRHDAAGAPLRIRAAGGADLAPFFAYLEDHLRDNGTGGTPLFQPLPPGQSSLPGGVRLSFIKGLDIAVGQPGWRRLWLALGPTGSIAGHIDLRSRPEMAAAHRAMLGMGVHRLYRRRGLGTRLLATAADWAGRDAGLAWIDLEVLAHNRPAVELYARNGFTTLACIADMLRIDGASYDLSYMTRALR
- the grxD gene encoding Grx4 family monothiol glutaredoxin gives rise to the protein MSDVQTWIKDTVTNTPVVLFMKGTAQFPQCGFSGRAIQILKSCGVDNIATVNVLEDAEVRQGIKDFSNWPTVPQLYVNGEFVGGSDIMTEMYESGELQALLKKND
- a CDS encoding SDR family oxidoreductase, giving the protein MPTALIIGASRGIGHELARQYRADGWRVIATARQAGDCDALRRLGAEAHQADVTNAESIGGLGWRLDDEKIDAAWLVAGVYGPRHDGFPTAQEFDGVMHTNVLAAMRLLPIVAPLVLPTRGKVAVISSRMGSIGERDSPSGSLYRASKAALNSVLADAALAWGPQGATCLAFHPGWVQTDMGGAGAALTVQDSVRALRATLAAATPAQNGSFLNYDGTPIAW
- a CDS encoding acetyl-CoA C-acyltransferase, which gives rise to MNDPVVIVGAARTPMGAFQGDFSSQSASDLGAVAIRAAVERAGVDPARVEHVYFGNCLMAGQGQAPARQALIKAGLPISTGAVTLSKMCGSAMQAAIFAHDALKAGSADIVVAGGMESMTNAPYLIPKARGGYRIGHAPMFDHMMLDGLEDAYSRNEKTGEGRSMGTFAEECVASYAFTREQLDAFAIASVKRAQAAAESGAFDWEIAPVSVASRSGETLIEKDEGPLKARLDKIPTLRPAFKKDGAITAASSSSINDGAAALVMMRESTARELGLTPIARVVAHTTHAQEPDRFSTAPIGSLNKLFQKTGWTPADVDLFEINEAFAAVPMAAMHELDIPHDKVNVHGGACALGHPIGASGARILVTLMGALKQTGGKRGVASLCIGGGEATAMAIEMV
- a CDS encoding UbiX family flavin prenyltransferase; translated protein: MTDPQPHAGQVGRPRRIVVAITGATGAVYGVRLLQRLGACPGIETHLVMSDAATLTLHQETGMQRREVEALAHAVHRNREIGASIASGSFQSAGMVIAPCSMKTLAAVAHGLSDNLIARAADVVLKERRRLVLMVRETPFNLAHLRNMTAVTEMGGIVFPPLPSFYNRPSSIDEMVDHTVARVLDLFDIDNSLAPRWAGMRDPG
- a CDS encoding MBL fold metallo-hydrolase, producing MNPLESQLSYPFGDAIPAPGTRMQVAPGLSWLRMPLPFALDHVNLWLLDDEIDGRRGWSLIDCGAATDATRAAWEQLFADDMGQGPLLRVFATHCHPDHVGLSGWLCERFEAPFWTSAAEFAFARMMAAALPGVDGPSAIPHFRRHGLADEGMLEQMRSRKNYYPSLVPAVPPAYTRLQDGHQVAIGGDTWRVITGFGHSPEHVALYSARRNVLVSGDMVLPRISTNVSVFAVEPEGDPLRLYLESLDKFAGLPDDVLVLPSHGKPFRGLHIRIGQLRDHHAARLEEVRSACATPCSAAEIVPLMFRRALDAHQLGFALGEALAHLHALWYDGRLRRVTGSDGIIRFELM
- a CDS encoding MerR family transcriptional regulator, which produces MATTYTIAELAREFDITARAIRFYEDQGLLSPKREGQGGRNRVYTPRDRTRLKLTLRGKRLGLTLSEIKSIIDMYETPKDTAAQINRFLGVLAHQRDTLEQQRADIEMSLAEIAVHEEECRRLLGTAGMEPAPADAEERDAA
- a CDS encoding GNAT family N-acetyltransferase, encoding MFAIGPLDPDHADAHVLLAELGRALAHITGSDGAASFDAADVRGERACFLVARGFDGNLAGCGALRPLDSATAELKRMYARPGSGAGTHLLAALEAQAVGFGYTQVWLETRRVNRRAVAFYERHGYRPIASYGKYMDRPEAVCLGKEVG